The Methylomonas rhizoryzae genome includes the window TCAGCGAAGTCAGTCCTCGCCCGCACGATACCGGCATGGTCACCATGGTCAGTCAACGGCAAAGCGAATTCGATCTGCACGCCAGGGCTATCTTGGGCTTGCCGGTCTGCACCGATTTGCAAAATGCGGGCGCCAGTGCGGTAATTTTGGGCGGTATCGACGCCGTAGCGCTTCAATATCAAGGCCTGGCCCAAGCGCTGGCGATTGCCGACAGCGAGATACGCCTATTCGGCAAGCCGCAGGCTTTTGCAGCCCGCCGCATGGGGGTTGCCCTGGCGACTGCGGACAACCCGGACGCCGCGCGGCAAAAAGCGCTAAGCGCCGCACACGCCATAAAAATTGTTGCTTTGGAATAACGAGTATCACGGGGAGTACGACGGATGAAATGGCAAAGGGCTCCGTTATTACTACTATTGCTCCCGGCAATTGCGGTTGCCGACATATACAAGCGGGTGGATTCGGACGGTCGCATCTACTATACCGACCGGCCGGAAAAAGGCTTGTACTATCGGCTCATCATCCGCACTCCCCCGAAAACTTACAAACGCGATCTAAAATTCATGTCGGGCAATAAAGCCAAATATAACGACTTGATTGCCCGAGCCGCAGCCAAGCACCAGATGGATCCCAAGCTGCTGCACGCCGTGATTCAAGCCGAATCGGCCTATAACCCGCACGCAGTGTCGTCAGCCGGCGCGGTGGGCTTGATGCAGTTGATGCCGGACACCGCCCGCCGTTACGGGGTGACCGACCGCCACGATGCCGAACAGAATGTAGACGCCGGCACCCGTTATCTGAAGGACTTGTTGGCCATGTTCGACTCCAATCTAAAATTGGCGGTAGCCGGCTATAACGCGGGCGAAGGCGCGGTGATGAAATACCATTATTCCATTCCCCCCTACCCCGAAACTCAAAACTATGTGCAGCACGTGCTGAAACTTTACGGAAAAAGCTAAACGTGAAACCCAGTTCCCCACAAACGCTCGTCGCCACCATCAAGGATTTAGTCACTTTACCCGACATCTATTTTCAGCTTAACGAAATGATGGACGATCCCCGCTTCACCCTGGCGGATATTGGTAGCGTGATCAGCAAAGACCCGGCGTTAACGGCCAGACTGCTTAGAACGGTAAACAGCTCGTTCTACGGCTTCGAATCCCGGATAGACACGATTTCGCGGGCCATAGCCATCATCGGCGTCCAAGAACTTTACAACTTAGTGGTC containing:
- a CDS encoding lytic transglycosylase domain-containing protein — encoded protein: MKWQRAPLLLLLLPAIAVADIYKRVDSDGRIYYTDRPEKGLYYRLIIRTPPKTYKRDLKFMSGNKAKYNDLIARAAAKHQMDPKLLHAVIQAESAYNPHAVSSAGAVGLMQLMPDTARRYGVTDRHDAEQNVDAGTRYLKDLLAMFDSNLKLAVAGYNAGEGAVMKYHYSIPPYPETQNYVQHVLKLYGKS